Genomic window (Candidatus Omnitrophota bacterium):
CAAACTCATCTGGGGTCTGGTTGCCGGCGCGGAAAAACCGCAGTTCAAATTCGTCCCCTATAAAAATCTGTCGCGGGGTTATCAAGATGTGCGGCGCCGTGTGCCGGACCTGACGGAGCTGAAGACTTTGCTCGATTTCGAATCCAAGTATGATCTCAGGGAGGGTTTAAGCAAGACCGTGGAATGGCGGCTCAAGGCCCTGGCCCAGGAGGTCTCATGATCTACGTGCTCCTTCCTGTCTATAACGAAGAAGATGTGATTGAAGCATTGCTGGACCGTGTGCAAAAGGTTTTGGAGGAGGCGTCTTTTGAGTATAAGATCGTTGCCGTTAATGACGGGAGCTCCGACAAAACTGCTGAGGTGATTCGTTCCTGTGCATCTCGAATGCCGGTCCATCTAATTGATTTTGAAAGAAATCGCGGGGTGGGGGATGTGTTTCGTGAAGGTTTTAAGTATGTCCTGGATACCGCGAACGACAAGGATATCATGGTGAGCATGGATGCGGACAATACACACGATCCGCGTTTGATAAAATTCATGGTCAATCGTTTGGATGAAGGTTATGAAGTTGTAATCGCCTCCTGTTTTGCTCCTGGAGGAATGCTGATTGGTGTGCCCGCATTGCGCTATGTATGCACAGTGGCTTGCAATCTGCTTTACCGGATTCTTTTTCCGGTTCGAGGGATCAAGGAGTACACCGGTTTTTACCGCGGATACAATGTGGGCGCTTTGCGCCAGTCAGTTAAGCGATTCGACGGAAGGCTTCTCGAATCCAACGGATTTGCCGTGATGGCGGAGTGTTTGGTCAAGCTGCGCCGGATGCCGCTTTTTATGACAGAGGTTCCGCTCATCCTCAGGTATGACCACAAGGGTGAAAAGTCAAAGCTCAAAGTGATCCCCACCATCAAGGAGCATTTTCGGGTTATTTGGGACAATGTATTTAAGAGGCACATCCTTTGAGACGTACTGCAAGTCCTGGACTTTTGGGTTGGATTCTTGCCGGGGCTGTGTTCGGGGTTCTTTTTGTCTTTAAGGCCTATTGGGGGTGGTTCTTTGTCATTTTGGGGGTAATCTCGATCGCAATCTGGCGCCGGAATGATCCTCGATACCGGCGCTTTGTTTTGGTTTGTTTTCTTTTGGCAACGTTTGTGCGTGTCCTTCCTGCCGGTGCGTTGCAGCTTCATTCTTGGAGTAATGGGGGAGACGGTTCGGTTTTTAATGACGGCAGGGGCAAGTGCCGGCTGGCTTGGTCCACGGTGGAGTATTTCCGAGGAGACCGGGCAGACTTATTCGACG
Coding sequences:
- a CDS encoding glycosyltransferase family 2 protein, which translates into the protein MIYVLLPVYNEEDVIEALLDRVQKVLEEASFEYKIVAVNDGSSDKTAEVIRSCASRMPVHLIDFERNRGVGDVFREGFKYVLDTANDKDIMVSMDADNTHDPRLIKFMVNRLDEGYEVVIASCFAPGGMLIGVPALRYVCTVACNLLYRILFPVRGIKEYTGFYRGYNVGALRQSVKRFDGRLLESNGFAVMAECLVKLRRMPLFMTEVPLILRYDHKGEKSKLKVIPTIKEHFRVIWDNVFKRHIL